From Streptomyces sp. NBC_00237, a single genomic window includes:
- a CDS encoding FdhF/YdeP family oxidoreductase produces the protein MAAKPPAGDPVQDAPQVAAPQHAAAGLPAIAHTLRAAHQQMGTVRTARTLLKVNQKDGFDCPGCAWPEEDKRHTAEFCENGAKAVAEEATVRRVTPAFFARHPVSDLAERSGYWLGQQGRITEPMFLDEGSDTYVPVTWERAFELIGKELKALDSPDEALFYTSGRTSNEAAFLLQLFAREFGTNNLPDCSNMCHESSGSALTETIGIGKGSVSLDDLHKAELIIVAGQNPGTNHPRMLTALEKAKHAGAKIISVNPLPEAGLERFKNPQTPQGMLKGTSLTDLFLQIRLGGDQALFRLLNKLILETPGAVDELFVREHTHGYEEFTAAAKAADWDETLTATGLDRADIERALEMVLASRSTIVCWAMGLTQHKHSVPTIREVVNFLLLRGNIGRTGAGVCPVRGHSNVQGDRTMGIFERPAPAFLDALDKEFGITSPRHHGYDVVRAIQALRDGDAKVFFAMGGNFVAATPDTHVTEAAMRTARLTVHVSTKLNRSHVVTGTRALILPTLGRTDKDIQTSGKQFVTVEDSMSMVHASRGNLPPASKHLLSEPAIVARMARATLGKESATPWEEFEQDYATIRDRISRVVPGFEDFNARVAQPGGFTLPHGPRDERRFPTATGKANFTAAPVEYPELPAGRLLLQTLRSHDQYNTTIYGLDDRYRGIKDGRRVVLVNPEDATALGLADGSYTDLISEWKDGVERRAPGFRVVHYPTARGCAAAYYPETNVLVPLDATADTSNTPASKSVVVRLEQSPTV, from the coding sequence ATGGCAGCGAAGCCGCCCGCAGGGGACCCGGTCCAGGACGCGCCGCAGGTCGCGGCCCCCCAGCACGCCGCCGCCGGGCTGCCCGCCATCGCGCACACGCTGCGCGCCGCCCACCAGCAGATGGGCACGGTCCGCACCGCCCGCACCCTCCTCAAGGTCAACCAGAAGGACGGCTTCGACTGCCCCGGCTGCGCCTGGCCCGAGGAGGACAAGCGGCACACGGCGGAATTCTGCGAGAACGGCGCGAAGGCGGTCGCCGAGGAGGCCACCGTCCGCCGGGTCACCCCCGCCTTCTTCGCGCGGCACCCGGTCTCCGACCTCGCGGAGCGCAGCGGGTACTGGCTCGGCCAGCAGGGCCGCATCACCGAGCCGATGTTCCTCGACGAGGGCTCCGACACCTACGTACCCGTCACCTGGGAGCGCGCCTTCGAGCTGATCGGCAAGGAGCTCAAGGCCCTCGACTCCCCCGACGAGGCCCTCTTCTACACCTCCGGCCGCACCAGCAACGAAGCGGCGTTCCTGCTCCAGCTCTTCGCCCGCGAGTTCGGCACGAACAACCTGCCCGACTGCTCCAACATGTGCCACGAGTCCTCCGGCTCCGCCCTCACGGAGACCATCGGCATCGGCAAGGGCAGCGTCTCCCTCGACGACCTCCACAAAGCCGAACTGATCATCGTCGCCGGGCAGAACCCCGGCACGAACCACCCGCGCATGCTGACCGCCCTGGAGAAGGCCAAGCACGCGGGCGCGAAGATCATCTCGGTGAACCCGCTGCCCGAAGCCGGTCTGGAGCGGTTCAAGAACCCACAGACCCCGCAGGGCATGCTCAAGGGCACCTCCCTCACCGACCTCTTCCTCCAGATCCGCCTCGGCGGCGACCAGGCCCTCTTCCGCCTCCTCAACAAGCTGATCCTCGAAACGCCCGGCGCGGTCGACGAGCTGTTCGTCCGCGAACACACCCACGGGTACGAGGAGTTCACGGCCGCGGCGAAGGCCGCCGACTGGGACGAGACCCTCACCGCGACCGGCCTGGACCGCGCCGACATCGAGCGCGCCCTGGAGATGGTCCTCGCGTCCAGGAGCACCATCGTCTGCTGGGCGATGGGCCTCACCCAGCACAAGCACTCCGTGCCGACGATCCGCGAGGTCGTCAACTTCCTCCTGCTGCGCGGCAACATCGGCCGCACCGGCGCCGGAGTCTGCCCCGTCCGCGGCCACTCCAACGTCCAGGGCGACCGCACCATGGGCATCTTCGAGCGGCCCGCACCCGCCTTCCTCGACGCCCTCGACAAGGAATTCGGCATCACCTCGCCCCGCCACCACGGGTACGACGTGGTGCGCGCCATCCAGGCGCTGCGCGACGGCGACGCCAAGGTGTTCTTCGCGATGGGCGGCAACTTCGTCGCCGCCACCCCCGACACCCACGTCACCGAGGCCGCCATGCGCACGGCCCGCCTCACCGTCCACGTGTCGACCAAGCTCAACCGCTCGCACGTCGTCACCGGCACCCGCGCCCTGATCCTGCCGACCCTCGGCCGCACCGACAAGGACATACAGACGAGCGGCAAGCAGTTCGTCACCGTCGAGGACTCCATGAGCATGGTGCACGCCTCGCGCGGCAACCTGCCGCCCGCGAGCAAGCACCTGCTCTCCGAACCGGCCATCGTCGCCCGCATGGCCCGCGCCACCCTCGGCAAGGAGTCGGCCACCCCCTGGGAGGAGTTCGAGCAGGACTACGCGACGATCCGCGACCGGATCTCCCGCGTCGTCCCCGGTTTCGAGGACTTCAACGCCCGCGTCGCACAGCCCGGCGGCTTCACCCTCCCCCACGGCCCGCGCGACGAGCGCCGCTTCCCCACGGCCACCGGCAAGGCCAACTTCACCGCCGCACCCGTCGAGTACCCGGAACTGCCCGCAGGGCGGCTGCTGTTGCAGACCCTGCGCTCCCACGACCAGTACAACACCACCATCTACGGCCTCGACGACCGCTACCGGGGCATCAAGGACGGCCGCCGCGTCGTCCTGGTCAACCCCGAGGACGCGACGGCACTCGGGCTCGCGGACGGCTCGTACACCGATCTGATCAGCGAGTGGAAGGACGGCGTCGAACGCCGCGCCCCCGGCTTCCGCGTCGTGCACTACCCGACCGCGCGGGGCTGCGCCGCCGCCTACTACCCCGAGACGAACGTGCTGGTGCCGCTGGACGCCACCGCGGACACCAGCAACACCCCCGCCAGCAAGTCCGTGGTGGTCCGTCTGGAACAATCACCGACCGTCTGA
- the polA gene encoding DNA polymerase I, with protein sequence MDGHSLAYRAFFALPAENFTTATGQPTNAVYGFASMLANTLRDEAPTHLAVAFDVSRKTWRSEEFPEYKANRSKTPDEFKGQVELIGELLDAMHVDRFAIDGFEADDVIATLATQAEAAGFDVLIVTGDRDSFQLITEHVTVLYPTKGVSELTRFTPEKVEEKYGLTPQQYPDFAALRGDPSDNLPGIPGVGEKTAAKWINQFGSFADLVERAEEVKGKAGQNFRDHLDAVKLNRKLTEMVRDVELSKAPGDLERAPYDRDAVAGVLDVLEIRNPSLRERLYAVDPGAAEEEAAAPAAGLELDGSVLGTGEVAPWLAEHGAQPLGVATVDTWALGTGGVTEIALAAAGGAAAWFDPAELDEADEKAVAAWFADADRPKVLHNAKGVMRVLPEHGWTLCGVTMDTALAAYLVKPGRRSFALDALSVEYLGRELAPAAAAEGQLAFGSEEDERAEADALMGQARTILDLGDAFTQKLKEVGAAELLHDVELPTSILLARLERHGIAADRAHLTAMEEQFAGAVQQAVGEAHDAAGREFNLGSPKQLQEILFGELALPKTKKTKTGYTTDADALAWLAAQTEHELPVIMLRHREQAKLRVTVEGLIKTIAADDRIHTTFNQTVAATGRLSSTEPNLQNIPVRTDEGRAIRRGFVVGEGYECLMTADYSQIELRVMAHLSEDEGLIEAFKSGEDLHTTVASQVFGVERSEVDAEMRRKIKAMSYGLAYGLSAFGLSQQLNIDAGEARGLMNTFFERFGGVQDYLQRAVEEARATGYTETMLGRRRYLPDLNSDNRQRREMAERMALNAPIQGTAADIVKVAMLNVDAALEKAGCTSRMLLQVHDEIVLEIAEGEKEKVEEIVRREMAGAVELRAPLDVSVGVGGDWESAAH encoded by the coding sequence ATGGACGGGCACTCCCTGGCCTACCGTGCGTTCTTCGCGCTGCCCGCGGAGAACTTCACGACCGCGACCGGTCAGCCGACGAACGCCGTCTACGGCTTCGCGTCGATGCTGGCGAACACCCTGCGTGACGAGGCGCCCACGCACCTCGCGGTGGCGTTCGACGTGTCCCGCAAGACCTGGCGTTCCGAGGAGTTCCCGGAGTACAAGGCGAACCGCTCGAAGACCCCCGACGAGTTCAAGGGGCAGGTCGAGCTGATCGGGGAGCTCCTGGACGCGATGCACGTGGACCGCTTCGCGATCGACGGCTTCGAGGCCGACGACGTGATCGCGACGCTCGCCACCCAGGCGGAGGCGGCCGGGTTCGACGTGCTGATCGTGACCGGCGACCGGGACTCCTTCCAGCTGATCACCGAGCACGTCACCGTGCTGTACCCGACCAAGGGCGTCTCCGAGCTGACCCGTTTCACCCCGGAGAAGGTCGAGGAGAAGTACGGGCTGACCCCGCAGCAGTACCCGGACTTCGCGGCCCTGCGCGGCGACCCGTCCGACAACCTCCCCGGCATCCCGGGCGTCGGCGAGAAGACCGCCGCGAAGTGGATCAACCAGTTCGGTTCGTTCGCCGATCTGGTGGAGCGCGCCGAGGAGGTCAAGGGCAAGGCCGGGCAGAACTTCCGCGACCACCTGGACGCCGTGAAGCTCAACCGCAAGCTCACCGAGATGGTGCGCGACGTGGAGCTGTCCAAGGCTCCGGGCGACCTGGAGCGTGCTCCGTACGACCGGGACGCGGTGGCCGGTGTCCTGGACGTGCTGGAGATCCGCAACCCGTCGCTGCGCGAGCGCCTGTACGCGGTGGACCCGGGGGCCGCCGAGGAGGAGGCCGCCGCTCCGGCCGCAGGGCTGGAGCTGGACGGCTCGGTGCTGGGCACCGGCGAGGTCGCCCCGTGGCTGGCGGAGCACGGTGCGCAGCCGCTCGGCGTCGCCACGGTCGACACGTGGGCGCTGGGCACGGGCGGCGTCACCGAGATCGCGCTGGCCGCGGCCGGTGGGGCCGCCGCCTGGTTCGACCCAGCGGAGCTCGACGAGGCCGACGAGAAGGCCGTCGCCGCCTGGTTCGCCGACGCGGACCGCCCGAAGGTCCTGCACAACGCCAAGGGTGTGATGCGGGTCCTGCCGGAGCACGGCTGGACGCTGTGCGGCGTCACCATGGACACCGCGCTCGCCGCGTACCTGGTGAAGCCGGGCCGCCGTTCGTTCGCGCTGGACGCCCTGTCGGTGGAGTACCTGGGCCGTGAGCTGGCTCCGGCGGCTGCTGCCGAGGGGCAGTTGGCGTTCGGTTCCGAGGAGGACGAGCGGGCCGAGGCGGACGCCCTGATGGGGCAGGCCCGCACCATCCTCGACCTGGGTGACGCCTTCACCCAGAAGCTGAAGGAGGTCGGCGCGGCCGAGCTGCTGCACGACGTGGAACTGCCCACCTCGATCCTCCTTGCCCGCTTGGAGCGGCACGGCATCGCCGCCGACCGCGCGCACCTGACCGCCATGGAGGAGCAGTTCGCGGGCGCGGTGCAGCAGGCGGTCGGCGAGGCGCACGACGCGGCGGGCCGCGAGTTCAACCTCGGTTCGCCCAAGCAGTTGCAGGAGATCCTCTTCGGCGAGCTGGCGCTGCCCAAGACGAAGAAGACCAAGACCGGTTACACCACGGACGCGGACGCCCTGGCGTGGCTGGCGGCGCAGACCGAGCACGAGCTGCCGGTGATCATGCTGCGCCACCGTGAGCAGGCCAAGCTGCGGGTGACCGTCGAGGGCCTGATCAAGACGATCGCCGCCGACGACCGCATCCACACCACCTTCAACCAGACGGTGGCCGCGACCGGACGCCTGTCCTCCACCGAGCCCAACCTCCAGAACATTCCGGTCCGCACCGACGAGGGCCGCGCGATCCGCCGCGGTTTCGTCGTCGGCGAGGGCTACGAGTGCCTGATGACGGCGGACTACAGCCAGATCGAACTGCGGGTGATGGCGCACCTGTCGGAGGACGAGGGCCTCATCGAGGCGTTCAAGTCCGGTGAGGACCTGCACACCACGGTCGCCTCCCAGGTGTTCGGCGTGGAGCGCTCCGAGGTCGACGCCGAGATGCGCCGCAAGATCAAGGCCATGTCGTACGGCCTGGCGTACGGCCTGTCCGCGTTCGGCCTCTCGCAGCAGCTGAACATCGACGCGGGCGAGGCGCGCGGCCTGATGAACACCTTCTTCGAGCGGTTCGGCGGGGTGCAGGACTACCTCCAGCGCGCCGTCGAGGAGGCGCGTGCCACCGGGTACACGGAGACGATGCTGGGCCGTCGCCGCTACCTCCCGGACCTCAACAGCGACAACCGGCAGCGGCGTGAGATGGCCGAGCGGATGGCGCTCAACGCCCCGATCCAGGGCACCGCGGCCGACATCGTCAAGGTCGCGATGCTGAACGTCGACGCGGCGCTGGAGAAGGCCGGTTGTACGTCCCGGATGCTGCTCCAGGTGCACGACGAAATCGTGCTGGAGATCGCCGAGGGCGAGAAGGAGAAGGTCGAGGAGATCGTCCGCCGCGAGATGGCGGGTGCCGTCGAACTGCGGGCGCCGCTCGATGTCTCGGTGGGGGTCGGCGGGGACTGGGAGTCCGCCGCGCACTGA
- a CDS encoding DUF4184 family protein has translation MPFTLSHAAAVLPGIRRDGTGRGPFLASALVAGSFAPDLTYFAASVLPGGMSYGSFTHSPWGIVTADVVCAALLVLLWIRAREPVVALLPRRWQGRVHAFVRGTRWTSLTPSLAAKFVLSAVVGSLTHVGWDLFTHSGRLGTDLFPVLGRTVGGFPLYTYAQYGSSALAALGLCWFLVTALRRQQPSSLQDVPLLDRRRRVVATTLLGGCAVLGAALRVLRWQAHQRMPLSTFDYIPTLCFGAGAGLLVGLVLYVVLAGRWRAAAPGAAAATDSGAAGAGAGRTAAAPAPDTAQARPRTRSH, from the coding sequence TTGCCATTCACGCTCAGCCACGCCGCCGCTGTCCTGCCGGGCATCCGCCGCGACGGCACCGGACGCGGCCCCTTCCTGGCGTCCGCACTCGTCGCGGGCTCCTTCGCCCCGGACCTCACCTACTTCGCGGCGTCCGTCCTCCCCGGCGGCATGTCCTACGGCTCCTTCACGCACTCCCCCTGGGGCATCGTCACGGCGGACGTGGTGTGCGCGGCGCTGCTGGTACTGCTGTGGATACGGGCGCGCGAACCCGTGGTGGCGCTGTTGCCGCGACGGTGGCAGGGGCGGGTGCACGCCTTCGTGCGCGGCACGCGCTGGACCTCCCTCACGCCGTCGCTGGCCGCGAAGTTCGTCCTGTCGGCGGTCGTCGGATCGCTCACCCACGTCGGCTGGGACCTCTTCACCCACTCGGGACGGCTCGGCACGGACCTGTTTCCCGTCCTCGGGAGAACGGTCGGCGGCTTCCCCCTCTACACCTACGCGCAGTACGGGAGTTCGGCGCTGGCGGCGCTCGGCCTCTGCTGGTTCCTGGTGACGGCACTGCGCCGCCAGCAGCCGTCGTCGCTTCAGGACGTACCCCTGCTGGACCGGCGTCGGCGCGTCGTCGCCACCACGCTCCTCGGAGGCTGCGCGGTCCTCGGCGCGGCCCTGCGGGTCCTGCGCTGGCAGGCCCACCAGAGGATGCCGCTGAGCACGTTCGACTACATCCCCACGCTCTGCTTCGGCGCGGGCGCGGGACTGCTGGTGGGGCTGGTGCTGTACGTGGTGCTGGCGGGGCGGTGGCGAGCGGCGGCACCGGGAGCCGCCGCGGCCACCGACAGCGGAGCCGCCGGAGCCGGAGCCGGCCGGACCGCAGCCGCCCCCGCCCCGGACACGGCACAGGCCCGCCCCCGTACCCGATCGCACTGA
- a CDS encoding lytic murein transglycosylase — MAAQFGRRLRKGATTTAVAAIAVAALSASQAPGAAGSQYDGQTAGAKPSPESAATGNSPYYTDLPPLTMPGAPETSIGMPGTGDGTTAPTGAVEAGLPATVLDAYKKAQAAVESADPSCRLPWQLLAAIGKVESGQARGGQVDAQGNTLAPILGPVLNGVGFANISDTDKGAYDGDSTYDRAVGPMQFIPSTWARNGKDGNGDGKKDPNNIYDAALAAGHYLCAGSRDMTNPADREKAILSYNQSRVYLRTVLSWFDFYNRGTHTVPDGTGVQPTTPQPDSHTKNPPAPGNGGVTAPPSPGPTKPGGKPSPTTPPTTPPTTPPTTPDTAAALKATTGTKLAAVAGDDFATRPSVQALDKAGKPVAGVKVDFTVVGATGARFPGNALRTVVTTNKNGLAVAPVLAAGDTAGAFVVRVSTTGAPAAEFWATVTAKAEPAPKADALARTSAAALKAETGETFAGAVEVKATADGKALKGSKVSAVVVGTKGPYFKAADGTAVRTVGGLVTGADGTVTLPKLYAGPTAGTYILRIVADGVALNVTLTVTAAPTTPPTTPPTTPPTTPPTTPPTTTPTKSPGTSASPSASSSPGATGTPKP, encoded by the coding sequence ATGGCTGCACAGTTCGGTCGTCGCTTGCGCAAGGGAGCGACCACGACGGCGGTCGCGGCGATAGCCGTGGCCGCTCTGTCCGCGTCGCAGGCTCCCGGAGCCGCGGGGAGTCAGTACGACGGACAGACGGCCGGTGCGAAGCCGAGCCCGGAGAGTGCGGCCACCGGCAACTCCCCCTACTACACGGACCTTCCGCCTCTCACCATGCCCGGTGCTCCTGAGACGAGCATCGGGATGCCCGGCACCGGTGACGGCACCACTGCCCCCACCGGTGCGGTGGAGGCGGGCCTGCCCGCGACCGTCCTGGACGCGTACAAGAAGGCGCAGGCGGCGGTCGAGTCCGCCGACCCGTCCTGCCGACTGCCCTGGCAACTCCTCGCCGCCATCGGCAAGGTGGAGTCCGGCCAGGCGCGCGGCGGCCAGGTCGACGCCCAGGGCAACACCCTCGCGCCGATCCTGGGCCCTGTCCTCAACGGTGTCGGCTTCGCCAACATCTCGGACACCGACAAGGGTGCGTACGACGGCGACAGCACGTACGACCGTGCCGTCGGCCCGATGCAGTTCATCCCCTCGACCTGGGCCCGCAACGGCAAGGACGGCAACGGGGACGGCAAGAAGGACCCGAACAACATCTACGACGCGGCGCTCGCGGCCGGTCACTACCTGTGCGCGGGCTCCCGCGACATGACGAACCCGGCCGACCGCGAGAAGGCGATCCTCAGCTACAACCAGTCGCGCGTGTATCTGCGGACCGTCCTGTCCTGGTTCGACTTCTACAACCGGGGCACCCACACGGTCCCCGACGGCACCGGCGTCCAGCCGACCACCCCGCAGCCCGACAGCCACACCAAGAACCCCCCGGCCCCCGGCAACGGCGGCGTCACCGCCCCGCCCTCCCCGGGTCCGACGAAGCCCGGCGGCAAGCCGAGCCCGACCACGCCGCCCACCACGCCGCCCACCACTCCGCCGACCACGCCGGACACCGCCGCCGCGCTCAAGGCCACCACCGGGACGAAGCTCGCCGCCGTCGCGGGCGACGACTTCGCCACCCGGCCCTCCGTGCAGGCGCTCGACAAGGCGGGCAAGCCCGTCGCGGGCGTCAAGGTCGACTTCACCGTCGTCGGCGCCACCGGGGCCCGCTTCCCGGGCAACGCGCTGCGCACCGTCGTCACCACGAACAAGAACGGCCTCGCCGTCGCGCCGGTCCTGGCCGCGGGCGACACGGCGGGCGCGTTCGTCGTCCGGGTGTCCACGACGGGTGCGCCCGCCGCCGAGTTCTGGGCGACGGTCACCGCGAAGGCCGAGCCCGCGCCGAAGGCCGACGCTCTGGCCCGTACGTCCGCCGCCGCGCTCAAGGCCGAGACGGGCGAGACGTTCGCGGGCGCCGTCGAGGTGAAGGCCACGGCCGACGGCAAGGCGCTCAAGGGCTCCAAGGTGTCCGCCGTGGTCGTCGGCACGAAGGGCCCGTACTTCAAGGCCGCCGACGGCACCGCCGTACGTACGGTGGGGGGCCTCGTCACGGGCGCCGACGGCACGGTGACGCTGCCGAAGCTGTACGCGGGCCCGACAGCGGGGACGTACATCCTGCGGATCGTCGCGGACGGCGTGGCCCTGAACGTCACGCTGACGGTCACCGCCGCCCCCACGACGCCGCCCACCACGCCTCCGACGACGCCGCCCACGACGCCTCCCACCACCCCGCCGACGACCACGCCGACGAAGTCGCCTGGCACGAGCGCGAGCCCGTCCGCCTCGTCGTCGCCGGGAGCGACGGGGACGCCGAAGCCGTAG
- a CDS encoding SPW_0924 family protein, with product MRALIAAAVGLAAAFALVLTITAIGAPDGETSSKPLLTTVPGPKK from the coding sequence ATGCGTGCCCTCATCGCCGCAGCCGTGGGGCTGGCCGCCGCGTTCGCCCTGGTCCTCACGATCACGGCGATCGGCGCTCCTGACGGAGAGACGTCGTCGAAACCGTTGCTGACCACCGTCCCGGGACCGAAGAAGTAG
- a CDS encoding DUF3068 domain-containing protein gives MRSKAGLFLLAFAMFFAALSPLTRWYAFPRLAKIPPSQYQDMVLEAKPATLVDYGTMQAKQVEKLTIVQTLKGNVEESTRIEKTAGRDVVVWDALTFIAGPDGKMVSTIPERYIFDAHTQDPVHATGEMVDGEAVRRRGIEFKWPFLTEKRDYEYFDARSRRTAPIHYKGTREFRGMEVYYFEQTVPWTKVPYPRQMPVEGLDSSTLEKSTGTSMWYTTKRMFWIDPVTGAPVNGEEIHQEEMRGGTLLQGRDKVTAFAGHVKMRADYVDATVALVTSNRTLVLLLTSYLPWGFLGLGLALLGLALWLEARGRRRGTVRASGAGATAPGSPPPDPRPASDGLRSSPRP, from the coding sequence ATGCGAAGCAAAGCCGGACTGTTCCTGCTCGCATTCGCGATGTTCTTCGCCGCGCTGTCGCCGTTGACGCGCTGGTACGCCTTCCCTCGGCTCGCGAAGATCCCGCCCAGCCAGTACCAGGACATGGTCCTGGAGGCGAAGCCCGCGACGCTCGTCGACTACGGCACCATGCAGGCCAAGCAGGTGGAGAAGCTCACCATCGTGCAGACGCTCAAGGGGAACGTCGAGGAGTCGACGCGCATCGAGAAGACCGCCGGGCGCGACGTGGTGGTCTGGGACGCCCTGACCTTCATCGCGGGACCCGACGGCAAGATGGTCTCCACCATCCCCGAGCGCTACATCTTCGACGCGCACACCCAGGACCCCGTGCACGCCACCGGGGAAATGGTCGACGGGGAAGCGGTGCGGCGGCGCGGCATCGAGTTCAAGTGGCCGTTCCTGACGGAGAAGCGCGACTACGAGTACTTCGACGCGCGCTCCCGGCGCACCGCACCCATCCACTACAAGGGGACGCGGGAGTTCCGGGGGATGGAGGTCTACTACTTCGAGCAGACCGTCCCGTGGACGAAGGTGCCCTACCCCCGGCAGATGCCGGTCGAGGGCCTCGACTCCAGCACGCTGGAGAAGTCGACCGGGACGAGCATGTGGTACACGACGAAGCGGATGTTCTGGATCGACCCGGTGACGGGGGCCCCGGTGAACGGGGAGGAGATCCACCAGGAGGAGATGCGGGGCGGCACCCTGCTCCAGGGGCGGGACAAGGTCACGGCGTTCGCCGGGCACGTGAAGATGCGGGCGGACTACGTCGACGCGACGGTCGCCCTCGTCACGTCCAACCGGACACTGGTGCTGCTGCTGACGTCGTACCTGCCGTGGGGCTTCCTGGGCCTCGGCCTCGCCCTGCTGGGCCTTGCGCTGTGGTTGGAGGCCCGGGGCAGGAGGAGGGGGACCGTGCGGGCGAGCGGGGCCGGGGCCACTGCCCCGGGGAGTCCGCCCCCGGACCCCCGGCCCGCCTCCGACGGGTTGCGCAGTTCCCCGCGCCCCTGA